Proteins co-encoded in one Sulfuricaulis limicola genomic window:
- a CDS encoding YggT family protein — MNSFFTEAGALIVQVVFGLYILAVLLRFLFQLSRADFYNPVSQFLVALTNPLLIPLRRIIPGLMGIDLASLILLLALQLLEVYVLSWLNDLPAAMLTLVLASLVSLVRLTIQVYFYAILIRVILSWFMPYGMRQNPAGDLLVSLTEPLMRPARRLLPAVGGLDLSPIVVLVGLQLLQLALAHLLRP; from the coding sequence ATGAATTCGTTTTTTACCGAGGCAGGCGCCCTTATCGTCCAGGTCGTGTTTGGCCTGTACATCCTGGCAGTACTGCTGCGCTTCCTGTTCCAGCTTTCGCGTGCCGATTTCTACAATCCCGTCTCCCAGTTTCTGGTGGCACTCACCAACCCTCTGCTGATACCGCTGCGGCGGATCATCCCGGGCCTGATGGGCATCGATCTCGCTTCGCTCATATTGCTCCTGGCGCTGCAACTGCTGGAAGTCTATGTGTTGTCGTGGCTGAACGATCTTCCCGCCGCCATGCTGACGCTGGTGCTGGCCTCCCTGGTCTCGCTCGTGCGGCTCACCATCCAGGTTTACTTCTACGCCATCCTGATACGCGTGATCCTGAGCTGGTTCATGCCCTACGGCATGCGCCAGAACCCCGCCGGCGATCTGCTGGTGAGCCTCACGGAACCGCTGATGCGTCCGGCGCGGCGTCTGCTTCCGGCAGTCGGGGGTCTCGATCTGTCGCCAATTGTCGTACTCGTGGGTTTGCAGTTGTTGCAGCTCGCGCTCGCCCACCTGCTGCGCCCGTGA
- the proC gene encoding pyrroline-5-carboxylate reductase, giving the protein MASTSTHGAHPLIGFIGAGNMARSLASGLLKNGWGKNQIILSDPEPSQRQAIESVLGVKTLADNQAVAAQADILVLAVKPQALGEVAAALAPSVQKKKPLVVSIAAGVRLEDLDRWLGGGLPIVRAMPNTAALIGSGASGLYANERVSEAMRNQAESILRAVGVTVWLADESLMDVVTALSGSGPAYFFLVMETLEQAAIESGLDPKQARLLTLETAFGAAKMALEGHEEPSQLRRRVTSPGGTTEQAVKVLEQGGIRPLFKKAIEAAVNRSREIADMFGKKA; this is encoded by the coding sequence ATGGCCTCCACCTCCACGCACGGCGCACATCCCCTGATTGGCTTCATCGGCGCCGGCAACATGGCGCGCAGTCTGGCCTCCGGGCTGCTGAAAAACGGCTGGGGCAAAAACCAGATTATTCTCTCCGACCCCGAGCCGTCGCAGCGACAGGCGATCGAATCCGTCCTGGGCGTGAAAACTCTGGCAGACAACCAGGCCGTTGCCGCGCAGGCCGATATCCTGGTGCTGGCGGTCAAGCCGCAGGCTCTTGGAGAAGTGGCTGCGGCACTGGCCCCTTCCGTTCAAAAGAAAAAACCCCTCGTCGTCTCCATCGCGGCGGGCGTGCGCCTCGAGGACCTCGATCGCTGGCTGGGGGGAGGACTCCCCATCGTGCGCGCCATGCCCAACACCGCGGCCCTGATCGGCAGCGGCGCCTCGGGCCTCTACGCCAACGAGCGCGTGAGCGAGGCCATGCGCAATCAGGCCGAATCCATCCTGCGCGCCGTGGGCGTGACGGTGTGGCTTGCCGACGAATCCCTGATGGACGTGGTGACTGCCCTGTCCGGCAGCGGACCGGCGTATTTCTTTCTCGTCATGGAAACGCTGGAACAGGCGGCGATCGAATCCGGGCTGGATCCGAAACAGGCGCGCCTGCTCACGCTCGAGACCGCTTTTGGCGCGGCCAAGATGGCGCTCGAAGGCCACGAGGAACCCTCACAATTGCGCCGTCGCGTGACCTCGCCGGGCGGCACCACGGAACAGGCGGTGAAGGTCCTGGAGCAAGGCGGCATTCGCCCACTGTTCAAAAAGGCCATCGAGGCGGCTGTCAACCGCTCGCGTGAAATCGCCGACATGTTCGGAAAGAAGGCATGA
- a CDS encoding DUF167 family protein: MGWLRRDGPDLVLQVQIQPRASSDAIAGVLGDRLKIRLTSPPVEGKANEHLIAWLARLFGVPRSQVTLERGAGSKHKQVRIRCPKKLPENLDWDVK; this comes from the coding sequence GTGGGCTGGCTGCGCCGGGACGGGCCGGACCTGGTCCTGCAAGTGCAGATCCAGCCGCGCGCCAGTTCGGATGCCATTGCCGGGGTGCTGGGTGACCGGCTCAAGATCCGCCTCACCTCCCCACCGGTGGAAGGCAAGGCCAATGAGCATCTGATTGCCTGGCTGGCGCGGCTTTTTGGCGTGCCCAGGAGCCAGGTCACCCTGGAACGCGGCGCCGGCTCCAAACACAAGCAAGTGCGCATCCGCTGTCCCAAAAAACTCCCGGAAAACCTCGACTGGGACGTGAAGTAA
- a CDS encoding type IV pilus twitching motility protein PilT: protein MDIAELLAFAFKQNASDLHLSAGLPPLIRVDGDIKRINVDPLDDRTVHNMVYDIMSDKQQKDYEEFLETDFSFELPNIARFRVNAFNQNRGPAAVFRTIPSKVLTLEQLNCPPVFKQIADQPRGIVLVTGPTGSGKSTTLAAMVNHINETEHGHILTIEDPIEFVHTSKNCLINQREIGKDTLGFNNALRSALREDPDVILVGEMRDLETIRLALTGAETGHLVFGTLHTSSAAKTIDRIIDVFPAAEKDMVRAMLSESLRAVISQTLLKKIGGGRVAAHEIMIGTPAIRNLIRENKIAQMYSAIQTGQNVGMSTLDQNLTDLIRTRQVHVDDARAVAANKDLFSSAAAVASSGGGKK from the coding sequence ATGGATATCGCCGAACTGCTGGCGTTTGCCTTCAAACAGAACGCCTCGGATCTGCATTTGTCGGCCGGGCTGCCACCGCTGATTCGCGTGGACGGTGACATCAAGCGCATCAACGTGGACCCGCTGGACGACCGCACCGTTCACAACATGGTCTACGACATCATGTCGGACAAGCAGCAGAAGGACTACGAAGAATTCCTCGAGACCGACTTCTCCTTCGAGCTGCCCAATATCGCGCGTTTCCGCGTCAACGCCTTCAACCAGAACCGCGGCCCGGCGGCAGTGTTCCGCACCATTCCCTCGAAGGTGCTGACGCTCGAGCAGCTCAATTGCCCGCCGGTGTTCAAGCAGATCGCCGACCAGCCGCGCGGGATCGTGCTCGTGACAGGACCCACCGGCTCCGGCAAGTCCACGACCCTGGCGGCCATGGTCAACCACATCAACGAAACCGAGCACGGACATATTCTCACCATCGAGGACCCGATCGAATTCGTGCACACCAGCAAGAATTGCCTGATCAACCAGCGCGAGATCGGCAAGGACACGCTCGGCTTCAACAACGCCCTGCGCTCTGCCCTGCGCGAGGACCCGGACGTGATTCTGGTGGGCGAAATGCGCGACCTGGAAACGATCCGCCTGGCGTTGACCGGCGCCGAGACCGGTCACCTGGTTTTCGGAACCCTGCATACGAGCTCCGCGGCCAAGACCATCGACCGCATCATCGACGTGTTCCCGGCGGCGGAAAAGGACATGGTGCGCGCCATGCTTTCCGAGTCCTTGCGCGCAGTCATCTCGCAGACCCTGCTCAAGAAGATCGGCGGCGGCCGCGTGGCGGCGCACGAGATCATGATCGGCACGCCCGCGATCCGCAACCTGATTCGCGAGAACAAGATCGCGCAGATGTATTCGGCCATCCAGACCGGTCAGAATGTGGGCATGTCCACGCTCGACCAGAATCTGACGGATCTGATACGCACGCGCCAGGTGCATGTGGATGACGCCCGTGCCGTGGCCGCCAACAAGGACCTGTTCAGTTCCGCGGCAGCGGTGGCGTCAAGCGGCGGTGGCAAGAAATGA
- a CDS encoding PilT/PilU family type 4a pilus ATPase — MNFIDLLKLMKHKHASDLFVTAGVAPSIKVDGKIMPVTKQALTPEQSRAFAYGIMNEDQRRQFEASNECNFAIAPQEIGRFRVNVFMQQQRVGMVLRTINTDIPRFDDLHLPKVLADLALTKRGLILFVGGTGSGKSTSLAAMIGYRNEYSYGHILTIEDPVEYVHDHKNCIVNQREVGVDTSSYEVALKNAMRQAPDVILIGEIRARETMDLAIQFSETGHLCLSTLHANNANQALDRIINFFPEDKRNQLLMDLGLNLKAIVSQRLIPMKSGKGRVPAVEVMINSPLIADLIMEGKIPEIKDLMGKSTEAGMQTFDQSLFSLYEADLISYDDALRNADSVNDVRLRIKLEGKDSKSRELGESMRNVTIK; from the coding sequence ATGAATTTCATCGACCTGCTCAAGCTCATGAAGCACAAGCACGCCTCCGACTTGTTCGTCACGGCCGGGGTGGCGCCCTCCATCAAGGTGGACGGCAAGATCATGCCGGTGACGAAGCAGGCGCTGACCCCGGAGCAGTCGCGCGCCTTCGCCTACGGCATCATGAACGAGGACCAGCGCCGGCAGTTCGAGGCGAGCAACGAATGCAATTTCGCGATCGCGCCGCAGGAGATCGGCCGTTTCCGCGTCAATGTATTTATGCAGCAGCAGCGCGTGGGCATGGTGTTGCGCACCATCAACACCGACATCCCGCGTTTTGACGACCTGCATCTGCCCAAGGTGCTGGCGGACCTGGCGCTGACCAAGCGCGGGCTCATCCTGTTCGTCGGCGGCACCGGTTCGGGCAAATCCACCTCGCTGGCAGCCATGATCGGCTATCGCAACGAGTACAGCTACGGGCACATCCTCACCATCGAGGACCCGGTGGAATACGTGCACGACCACAAGAACTGCATCGTGAACCAGCGCGAGGTCGGTGTCGACACGTCGTCCTACGAAGTGGCGCTGAAAAACGCCATGCGCCAGGCGCCGGATGTGATCCTGATCGGCGAAATCCGTGCACGCGAAACCATGGACCTGGCGATCCAGTTTTCCGAAACCGGCCACTTGTGCCTGTCCACCCTGCACGCCAACAACGCCAACCAGGCACTCGACCGCATCATCAACTTCTTCCCCGAGGACAAGCGCAACCAGCTGCTGATGGACCTGGGGCTCAACCTGAAGGCCATTGTTTCGCAGCGCCTGATCCCGATGAAGAGCGGCAAGGGGCGTGTACCCGCCGTGGAGGTCATGATCAACTCGCCCCTGATCGCCGACCTGATCATGGAAGGCAAGATCCCGGAGATCAAGGATCTCATGGGCAAGTCCACCGAGGCCGGCATGCAGACCTTCGACCAGTCGCTGTTCAGCCTGTACGAGGCCGACCTCATTTCCTATGACGATGCGCTGCGCAATGCCGACTCGGTCAACGACGTGCGCCTGCGCATCAAGCTCGAAGGCAAGGACTCGAAGAGTCGCGAGCTCGGTGAGTCCATGCGTAACGTGACGATCAAATAG
- a CDS encoding dynamin family protein — MISAQRQKEQPRLAVNEFSRRLGDYKRWRDELIEIINEYQTWVESHGLASGEEDLQLYELIDALRSDKLTVALVAEFSRGKTELINAIFFADYRQRLLPSEAGRTTMCPTELRWDNHETPCLKLLPIETRETATTISEYRRTPEAWTVLPLDLDSPRNLAETFQQTVKTKPVSRKQAEALGLYRHDVEAMAHMLNGDGSVEIPVWRHAIINFPHPMLKQGLVVLDTPGLNALGTEPELTLSMLPNAQAVLFVLAADTGVTKTDMEVWNHHVCPLRGSRDKGRLVVLNKIDYLWDELSNDTAIAAAIARQTQETARTLGVSKNQVLALSAQKGLLGKIKTDHALIERSGLPALEAKLSDDIIPARRELLRERVIHDIGSMVETTSAMIEARLTAVTGQIEELQALGGENNEAIQDLVTRLRDEKLAYDQTLASFQGTRAVLSDHIKILFDYLSVETFDDLADRTRQGMSESWTTSGLREAMKSLFDGALDAMERANKQTQQIRSLVQAIYHKFHSEHGLAKIKPVNFSLLPYRSQLQKLYEEAEAFRNSPLMVITEQHFVVQKFFVTLVGRAREIFSEANAAARAWSKAIMAPILSQVREHKILMDQRLENLKKVHENFDNLSDRIAELESGRQNLENQQLVIRNMLRKINKPLPVDP, encoded by the coding sequence ATGATAAGCGCGCAAAGGCAGAAGGAGCAGCCCCGGCTGGCGGTCAACGAGTTCAGCCGGAGGCTGGGGGACTACAAACGTTGGCGCGATGAATTAATCGAGATCATCAACGAATACCAGACCTGGGTTGAAAGCCACGGCCTCGCCAGCGGCGAGGAAGACCTGCAGTTGTATGAACTCATCGATGCGCTGCGCTCCGACAAGCTCACCGTCGCCCTAGTCGCCGAGTTCTCGCGCGGTAAAACCGAACTCATCAACGCCATTTTCTTCGCCGACTACCGGCAACGCCTGCTGCCTTCCGAAGCCGGCCGTACGACCATGTGCCCCACGGAGTTGCGCTGGGACAACCACGAAACACCGTGCCTGAAACTTCTTCCCATCGAAACGCGCGAAACCGCCACCACCATTTCGGAATACCGGCGCACGCCGGAGGCGTGGACGGTGCTGCCGCTGGATCTGGATTCGCCGCGGAACCTGGCCGAAACCTTTCAGCAAACCGTCAAGACCAAACCGGTCAGCCGCAAACAGGCGGAAGCGCTCGGCCTTTATCGTCACGATGTCGAGGCCATGGCGCACATGCTGAACGGCGACGGCAGCGTGGAGATTCCGGTGTGGCGTCACGCGATCATCAACTTTCCGCATCCCATGCTGAAGCAGGGACTGGTGGTGCTGGACACCCCCGGACTCAATGCACTCGGCACCGAACCGGAACTGACGCTGAGCATGTTGCCGAACGCACAAGCAGTGTTGTTCGTGCTGGCGGCCGATACCGGCGTCACCAAAACCGACATGGAAGTCTGGAATCATCATGTCTGTCCGCTCCGCGGCAGCCGCGACAAGGGGCGCCTGGTGGTGCTGAACAAAATCGATTACCTGTGGGACGAGTTGAGCAACGACACCGCGATCGCCGCGGCCATCGCGCGCCAGACGCAGGAGACGGCGCGCACGCTCGGCGTCAGCAAAAACCAGGTGCTGGCGCTGTCCGCGCAAAAAGGATTGCTCGGCAAAATCAAGACCGACCATGCCCTGATCGAGCGCAGCGGTCTGCCGGCGCTGGAAGCCAAATTGTCGGACGACATCATCCCGGCGCGGCGGGAATTGCTGCGCGAGCGCGTGATCCACGACATCGGCTCCATGGTCGAGACCACCAGCGCCATGATCGAGGCCAGGCTGACGGCCGTCACCGGACAAATTGAAGAACTGCAGGCACTGGGGGGCGAGAACAATGAGGCCATCCAGGATCTGGTCACGCGCCTGCGCGACGAGAAACTGGCCTATGACCAGACATTGGCCAGCTTCCAGGGCACACGCGCCGTGCTCTCTGACCACATCAAGATCCTGTTCGATTATCTCAGCGTCGAGACGTTCGACGATTTGGCCGACCGGACGCGTCAGGGTATGTCCGAATCCTGGACCACGTCGGGCCTGCGCGAAGCCATGAAATCGCTGTTCGACGGGGCGCTTGACGCCATGGAGCGGGCCAACAAGCAAACCCAGCAGATACGCAGCCTGGTACAGGCCATTTACCATAAATTCCACAGCGAGCACGGGCTGGCCAAGATCAAGCCGGTCAATTTCTCGCTGTTGCCGTATCGCAGCCAGCTGCAAAAACTCTATGAAGAGGCCGAGGCCTTCCGCAACAGTCCGCTGATGGTCATCACGGAACAGCACTTTGTGGTGCAGAAATTCTTCGTCACGCTGGTCGGCCGCGCGCGCGAAATTTTCAGTGAAGCCAACGCCGCCGCGCGCGCCTGGAGCAAGGCCATCATGGCGCCGATACTGTCACAGGTGCGCGAGCACAAGATCCTCATGGACCAGCGCCTGGAAAACCTGAAAAAGGTGCACGAGAATTTCGACAATCTCAGCGACCGTATCGCCGAGCTGGAATCCGGCCGCCAGAACCTGGAAAACCAGCAGCTGGTCATCCGCAACATGCTGCGCAAAATCAACAAGCCGCTGCCCGTCGATCCCTGA